Within Mucilaginibacter inviolabilis, the genomic segment CTATTATAGCCTCCAATATATCGGCAGAGCAGTTTATTGGGATGAGCGGCGATGGTTTTTTTGCCGGCATAGCCGTAGCTGTTTATGAATGGGTTGGCGCTGCCGCGTTGATCATTGTGGCCGTGTTTTTTATGCCGATTTATATCAAGAATAAGATATTTACCATGCCGCAGTTTCTGCAGGACAGGTATAACGGAGGGGTGGCGCTGGTCATGTCGATATTTTGGCTGCTTTTGTATGTGTTTATAAACCTTACTGCCATATTATACCTGGGTGCATTAGCTATCAACGGTTTATTAGGCGGTGAATATTTTCACCAGGTCATGATAGGGCTCGCCATATTCGGAGTTATTATTGCCCTGGGTGGTATGCAGGTGGTGGGTTATACCGATGTTATACAGGTAGGTGTGCTCATTATTGGTGGCTTAGCCATTACTTATTTATCATTAACTATCGTGAGTGAGAAATTTGGCTTCGGCACCAATGTGCTGACCGGTTTTAATTTACTATTGAAAAACGCGCCAGATCATTTCCATCTCATATTTAAAAAACCTACAGCAGGGGCCTCTACCGAAACCATAACCAAGTACCTGATTTTACCAGGTTTTGCTATGTATGTTTCGGGGCAATGGATCAGCAATTTAAATTATTGGGGTTGTAATCAATACATCACCCAAAGGGCTCTGGGCGCTAACATCACTACGGCGCGTACCGGTATTCTATTTGCCAGTTTACTAAAAATACTGATGCCGGTAATTGTAATGCTGCCGGGTATTGTCGCTTTTGTGTTGTATAAAAATGGTCATTTACCACAATTAGCAGGGGGTAAAGACGGTGCTTATTCAGCTATGTTATCCTTCCTGCCATCGGGTTTAAAAGGTTTGTCATTAGCAGTATTAACTGCGGCGATAGTAGCTTCGCTGGCTGGTAAAGTAAACAGTATAGCCACTATTTTTACGCTCGATATTTATAAAAAATACATCAAGAAAGACGCTAGCGAACGCCGAATGGTGTGGACAGGCAGAGCGGCTATATTAATGAGCTTGCTCACAGCCGTTATGTTTACCTGGAGCGACGTTTTAGGCATTAGCGGTGAGGGGGGATATACCTTTGTTCAGAAATACTCGGCCTTTGTAAGCCCGGGGGTACTAGCTACTTTCTTGTTGGGTATGTTCTGGAAAAGAACTACCGCGGTGGCCGCTATTGTAGGGATATTGGTAGGTATTACTTCTTCTATATTTTTTAACAGTTTTGCGGTTAAGTGGTTTGGGCCTGAAACGATATTGTATTCGGCATTTCATAATGCGAAGGGCGACTATGAGATACCATTCTTTATCTCCTTGAGCTGGTCGTTCCTGATTACTTGTATTACCATGGTAGCCATCAGTTTGAAAGGACAGGTGATCAATGCCAAAGCTATCACCATTGAAAGAACCATGTTTAAATTAAAACCTTCTTCCGTTATGCTGATAGCGGTGATATTGATATTGTTATCGGCTATTTACGTAAGGTTCTGGTAGGGGAGACAACAGTAGAAAAACGTCATTTCTTTTAGAGCCGAAGCATTGGACTGGAACTAAATTTGGCCAGGAAACCTTCTCAGGAGGCTGTCTCATAAATATGGGAACAGCCTCTTTTTCTTTGATGGTGATGGGGCTCGTTTTCGTATATGTGATTCTCAAAGCCCCGATTTAATTTATGAGACAATCTCTTTTAGTTTCCGACACGTTACCCTGTCTGGAGTAAGCTACTATCTAACGGAAAACCATGATTTGGTGTATTCAAACCATTTTCTTAGAAATACTTAGCTATCATATTATTATATTCGGCGCTTCAAATTCCAATAAATTTAATTGCGTTTAAGAACAAATAATTAACAATTGAAGATAATTTTATTTAAGCTTTATGAGATTTAAGAAACCATTAGATGTATTATTAAAAGAAGCTTCGGAAACGGGTGCAGGTACATTAAAGCGAACTTTAGGTAGTTTTAACCTGGTTACCATGGGAATTGGCGCGATAATAGGAGCCGGGTTATTTTCACTTACCGGGTTAGCTGCCGCCAATAACGCCGGACCCGCTGTTACCATATCATTTATTATAGGCGCCATTGGTTGTGCATTTGCAGGGTTATGTTATGCCGAATTTGCGAGTATGATCCCCATTGCAGGCTCGGCTTATACTTACTCTTATGCTACAATGGGCGAATTTACAGCCTGGATAATAGGATGGGATCTGGTGCTTGAGTATGCCTTAGGTGCCGCAACAGTGTCCATAAGCTGGTCGCAGTATTTAACCAAATTTTTGCATTTTTTCAACTTAGAAATACCTCCCCAGTTTACCCGGTCGCCCTGGGAAAGTGTCACGCTTGCTAATGGTACCGAGATTCATGGCATCATGAATCTTCCCGCTGTATTTATTATTGTATGCTTATCGCTATTACTGATTCGCGGTACGAGAGAGTCAGCCTTTGTCAATAATTTATTGGTTGTGCTTAAAGTTGCTGTGGTATTGGTTTTTATAGGTGTTGGCTGGGCCTTTATTAATCCGGCAAATCATACTCCCTACATTCCTGCAAATACCGGTAAATTCGGAGAGTTTGGCTGGTCTGGTGTGCTTCGGGGCGCCGGAGTGGTGTTTTTTGCCTTTATCGGCTTTGATGCAGTTTCAACCGCAGCCCAGGAAGCAAAAGATCCCAAACGCGGAATGCCGATAGGTATAATAGGCTCGCTGCTGGTATGTACCATATTATATGTGCTGTTTTCGCACGTCATGACGGGGGTTGCCAATTACAAGGAATTTAAAGATAGTGCTGCACCTGTTGCTGTAGCCATAGCCAAAACACCTTATGCCTGGTTACAGCAGTCTATTATAGTAGCCATATTGGCCGGTTATACCTCTGTAATTCTGGTGTTTTTGATGGGACAATCCCGCATATTTTACACCATGGCCAAGGATGGATTGATACCTAAAACATTTGCAACGGTTCACAAGAAGTTTCAAACTCCTTATAAATCAAATTTATTATTTGCTGTATTTGTAAGTTTATTTGCTGCATTTGTACCCGTAAGAGTAGTAGGTGAAATGGTATCTATAGGTACTTTATTTGCCTTTGTGCTGGTTTGTGTTGGGGTAATGGTTATGCGAAAATCAGATCCATCTACTCCGCGTCCTTTCAGAACGCCCTGGGTGCCTTTTGTTCCCATTGCCGGTATTATCATTTGTGTTTTAATGATGGTGTCGTTACCGCTTGATACCTGGATACGTTTAGCAGTTTGGATGCTGATTGGTTTAGTAATTTATTTTACTTACAGTAAAAAGCATTCAGTAATACGTAATGGTATTTTGAACAAGGGTAAAGAGCCTTTAAACCTCGATTAATAAAGATCAAAAAAGCATTAAAGCAAAAGGGCCTGTAAACATTTACAGGCCCTTTTACTTTTCACCAATATATTATTTACTGGTGTGATTCACTAGCTCGCGCCATTCTGTTAACTCCGGGATGCCCGGTTTGCGCTTACCAAACATTTGCAGTATCATTTCACCATCGGCATCATATAATTCAATAGAATTTACGTCGCCATCAGTTGAAGGTTTAACAACATGCCATACCTCGGCAACAAAATCTTCGCGCAGATGCAGGTTAAATTCCGGATCAAGTACATTGAACCATGGCCCCATAGGTACCAATTTGGTGATGTTACCACTGTGGATTTGGATGCAGCCTTTATTACCTACAAATATCATAACAGGTATTTGTTCGGCAGAGCATGTTTCGGCAATGGTTTGAAATGCTTGCAGATTCACCTTTTTAGCATATCCGGCAGGAGCCAGACGTAGCGCCTGAGTGCGGCTCAATTTAAACTTTCGCAATAAGCCAAAAAACTCATGGCTATCCTTCATGGCTATCCAGGCATCCTGAAACGCGGCGGTTTCAATAGCAGCATCGGGTAACTCTACGGTTGTGGTTTTTTGTGAGGCATCTACAGTAATTTCCTGGTTATCTGTATCCTGAAATTGTAATACCAGCTCATCATAGGCTGTTTTGTTGCTGGTATCGGTGAGATATATTTTATGTATGGCAACACCTTGCTTATCAAAAAACTGCAGGCTTTCGCGACCGTTTTCTTTTACTGCGAACCCAAAATGCCATTGTTGTAAAAACAAACGGAGGTCGATGTCTTCGCCCAATACTAAACCTGCGTGCGGAGTGAAAGAAATGTTTTGGTAAATGCCTTTTCGTTCGCTTACACAATATTCGTTCCGGGTAAGGGCCATTACATAACCCAAGCCGTTCACCTGTTGCAGGATGTTCTCAAAATCTTTTTTGAGTAAAGTTACGGTTTCACCAAGCCCTGTAGCCAGTAACTCAGCTTCACTTACCATCAGATCATCTGCTATTTCCCGGATGCGTCTTTTGGGATTGGCTAGTTTATATTCCTGATATCTCGTTTTTAATGTGTTAGTTAATGTTTCCATATTTATAGTTTTAAAGATGTTTTATTTTGTTCAAATGTTATTTCATGAGGCATAATGATCTGTTTTAAGGTAGACGGGTTAGTAAATACATCTGCCTCAATTTCAAATATTTCATAAACCGATTTGGAGTTTAATACTTCGGCAGGAGTACCATCATGCCATTTTCGGCCGCGTTTCATCATGATGATGCGATCGGCATATTGTGCGGCCAGGTTCATATCATGTAGCACGCTTACCACGATGAATTTCTTTTGCGCCATTGATCTTAAAATGGCCAGTGTTTGCTGCTGATATAATATATCCATACCTGCCACTGGTTCGTCCATCAGCAATAGGGCATGAGGCTGCTCCCATACCTGGGCCAGCGCTCGGGCCAGCTGTACACGCTGTTGCTCGCCGCCGGAGAGAGTAGGGTATGATCGTTCGGCAAATGTTTGTACCCCAGTAGCCTCCATGGCACTTTGTACAATGTGAATGTCATTTGCCGAAGGGGTATTCTGATAGTGCGGGTAACGCCCCATCATCACAATTTCCTTAACCAAAAAGGGCAAGCTCACCACATTTTGCTGAGTTAATACCGTTCGCTGATGGGCAAGCTCCATTGCTGTATACTTATTCAAGGCTCGTCCATGAAGAGATACCGTTCCGCTTTCGGGCTGATTGGTACCCGAGAGTATCTTTAGTAAAGTTGACTTACCCGCACCATTTGCACCCAGTATGGCCACCATTTCACCCGGCTTTATGCTGAAAGAAATATCCTTCAGTAACTTGGCTTGCCCAACGCAGTAGGTTATATTATTAACGGTCAGCATATTTAAATGAGACTTAATTTTCGTTTATCCCTGATGAGTATATACAAAAATACCGGTGCGCCAATCAGTGCAGTGATCACACCAATGGGTAATTCAATAGGCGCAATCAGGGTTCTGGATATGATGTCGGCCACAATTAGAGTCAGCGCTCCGAGTAAGGCTGATGCGGGGATAACATGTTTGTTATCAACACCCATTACCAAACGTATAATATGTGGTACTAACAGCCCCATGAAGTTGATGATGCCGGTAAGCGAAACCGAGGCCCCAATAGCCATGGTTGATAGCAGGATCACCCTGCGTTTGGTTTTGTTTACATCAAGCCCCAGATGACCGGCCTGCATTTCGCCCAGAGCAAAGGCATTAAGTGCCTTGCCTGATGATGGTAACAGGATAACCGGGATCAATACAAAAGGAGCCAGACAGGTTACCGTTTGCCAGGTAGCACCACCTAAGCTGCCTAACATCCAGAAGGTGATATTGCGTAATTGCTGCTCGCTGGCTAAATAAGTGATCAGCCCGGTGAGCGCACCCGCAAGCGCGTTGATAGCGATACCAGCCAGCAACATAGTGGCTACATTGGGTTTACCATTATGCTTCGATATCTGGTAAATAAGCAATGCCGTGAGGCCAGCACCAACAAATGCGCCAAATGCCAAAAGATAGTAACCAAAAAGATTACTTAAACTGGTTAATAAAGTAGCCTCCAAACCTATAATGGCTACGGCCATCAATGTTGCTCCGGCAGATATACCGATAAGTCCCGGTTCGGCCAGTGGATTCCGGAAAATGCCTTGTATTGCCGCCCCGGAAATACCTAGCGCTGCGCCAACCAGAATAGCCAGCAATAAGCGGGGGAGCCGTACAATAAAAATAATAACGTTGTGTTGTTCATTAACCTGCGACATATGATAAATGCCCAGTTTGTGCAGGATCAGCAAAAAAACTTCTCCGGCAGGGATATGTACCGCGCCTAACCCAACGGAAATAATGCCTGCAATTACGATACAGACAGATAAGATAATATATATGAGTCCCTTGGGCATGTACTTAAATAATTGGATACTAAATTTTGCTATGCAGTTGTAAAATGGCCTGATCAAGCCGGGTGCTGAAATTGATCAGCAAATCGGCATCCATTTGTACAATACGTTTGTTTTTACCGGCATTGGTTTGTGCCATACCCGGAATCTTCAGAATGCTTTCCATCCCGCCCAGGCTGCTAAACCCAAAGTCAAACATCAGGATGACATCGGGATTAGCTTCCACAAGCGCTTCGGTAGTGTAGGGCTTAAAATCGTTAAAAGAACTTACTGCATTTTTACCACCGGCAAGGCTAATGATAGCGTCGATATGCGTGTTTTTACCAGCCACCATCATCACACCAGGGCCACGAGCGTAAATGAATAGCACTTTGGTATTTTTAGGCTGCTGCTTTACCGATGTAAGCGCTTTAGTCACCTTATCCTTGGTTTGTTTAATCAATACATCGCCTTTTGCCGTTGCATTTACTGCCGCAGCAACATCTTTAATAAACTGATAGGTGCCGTCAATAGTAAAAAACTGCTTTATGCGCACCAGTTTGATACCCGCTGCATTAATTTGTGATTCAATTTCTTTGGATATCGAACCATCAGGAGCCAGTACAACATCCGGACTAAAGGATATCAGGCCCTCGGCTGATACAGAACGGTTTTTACTAACCTTGGGCAAAGTATTCACATAAGCAGGGTAGGTGCTGGTAACATCAACAGCAACAATGCTTTTACCCAAGCCAAGCGCATCTACAGTTTCGGTTAAAGCACCGTTCAGGGTGATGATACGCTTAGGTTGCGCCTGGGCTCTGTAACTAAATATAAATCCGGCTATGAATAGCAGGAGACAAAAAGATCTTTTCATGTGTTTATGCTTTACAATTAATTTCCCGGCTCAATAAAAGCGTATTTGAATGTATAATAGCCAGAATCGCCATCGCCATTCTTGTAATAGTTCAGTATCTCCACTTTAGCGTACTTGCCAGAGCTGGTATGTACAATAATAATACGGCCCGGTATGGGAGTGATACTGTGGTTGCTCATATCATAAGTGTACCAGCCATTATTGCTGCCCCAGGGTATGGCTTTTGTTTTCTGACTATCTTCCAGATATCCGTTTACAGGCGCCTTTTGAATTTTATCAAAAGAGGTGTCTTTTATAAGCTGGGCAGTTGTATTTCCCTTGCCGCTTGTACCACCGTTTACTAAGATCACCGTCCGGGCAAAAACCAGATCCCAGTCTTTACCGGTCGTATCCGCGTTTTCAACCCGTTGGCCTTTATCAAAGCTGAAATAGGTTTTCTGCTTAACTGCATCCAGATCATTTACCATTTTAAATTCTCCGGAGCTGGTTTGCGCCATTAAATGACCGCTATATAATAGTATAGTTAAAATCAGGATAAAAATGTTCCTGCGGGGCGTGTTGTTTTTCATAACACAAATGAACCTCTTATTTATAATTATTCCAAATAAGATGGTGCTTATTTATGAAATCAGGCTCATTACAATTTGAGGTTAATACCTTGGATTATAAGGTAGTGATATTTATTTAAATATCTGATTATTAACTACTATGATAGGTTTTATGTGGAATTAGGCTACTTATTTCGATCAACAATATGACTGCCTGATAAGATAATTACCGAAATAATAGTCCCAAAGTCGTAAAAAATAATCCCGATTCCGGTAACAAAGTATCAAATAAACTAAGCACTTTTGTCTTGTTCTTATTTAGACTGGTTAAAAATAAGAAACTCCTTAATGAAATACTTTTTACCACTATTTGTCATGCTGCTGCATTTAAACTATATAAAGGCCCAATCATTAACCGCCCAATTACAGGGTACGGTTACGGATGATAAGGGTAATGCGGTTGCAGGCGCAGCAATTACTATTATACAAACAGGACAGGGCAGTGCCACTAACGATAAAGGTCAATACGCCATAAACAATATTTTGCCTGGTGCTTATCATATCAGGATAAACGCTATCGGTTACCGGTCTACTATCATTAAAGCTACGCTAAAGACAAATGAACACCTGGTTTTACCCATCAGAATAGAAGCCGATGTTAATATACTGAATGAGGTAAACATCAACACCAAAAAATATAATCCTGATAACCTCATCGATTTACAGCGTACGCCGATGCCATCCATGGTAATCACACGCAAACAAATTGAGCAAATGGGCAGCAGGCGTTTGGACGAAGTGCTGAAAGAACAAACCGGTTTGGCCATTGTGAACGACATCGGTTCAGGGGCAAGGGCTATTGGTTTACAAATGCAGGGTTTCGATAGCGGTTATACCATGATACTGATTGACGGTCAGCCGATGACGGGCCGTAACTCGGGCAATTTCGATTTGTCGCGCATTACTGTGGCTAATATCGAAAGGATTGAGATCATCAAAGGAGCTTCTTCATGTTTATTTGGTAGCGATGCGATGGCTGGTGTAGTTAATATTGTAACTCGCCAGCACGTATCGCAAAGCCAGGGCATGGCCGGCGTGCGATATGGAACTTTCAATACAGTTGATGCCAACCTGGAAGGCGAAAGTCCCTTTGCCAACGGCAAAGGTTCAGGATATATCGCCGGAAATTATTACCGAACCGATGGCTTTAACGCCAATCCTTATCTATCAGAGGGCAAAACCGTACCTCCATATACCAGCTATACCCTACAAGGACGAGCAAAGTATATGCTGAGTACGGTTAACACCCTCAATTTTACCGGTAGGTTTGCATCGCGTCATTCGGTAAATGATAAATCGTATACAGGCAGTCCTACAAAAGACATATTAGACGAGAATGATCTAAATGGATCGGTTGTACTGAATACAAACCTAAGCAGTGGTTTGCGTATTAAATCGCAATACTACCTTACCCGTTATTCTACTGGTCAAAACATTACTGATCTTACTTCCAACCAGATCATACCAGGTAACAATTTCACACAATATCTGCACCGTGGCGAGGTACAGGCCTCAAAAATGTGGTTTAACTCCTTAACAGTTACCAGCGGTATTGGTACCCAGTATGAAACTATGGATAACGATGCTTACCTGGGTGGCAAACATCAGCAAAACTCTTTCTTTTACAGCCAGGGCGATTGGAAGGTATCTGATAAGGTAGGCATGATCGGTGGTTTTCGTGTAGAACACCATAGCCGTTACGGCAGCAGCATTACACCAAGCTTTGGTATTAATTATCAACCTGTAAAAATATTGGTGCTTAAAGCTGCCATAGCTACAGGATTCAAAACACCGGACTTCAGGCAGTTATATTTAGTGTTTACCAATTTTGCAGGTGGCGGTTATACCGTATTGGGCACCGAACAATTTGCGGCAGAGCTAAAAAAACTGCAGGATGCCGGCGAAATTTCGGCCGTTTTTCCAAATGCTTCCAAAGTAAGTAGCCTAAAACCAGAGCGTTCAGTGTCATACAGCGCGGGCTTTACACTTACACCTGCCGCCTCATTTAAGATTGATGTAAACGGTTTTTATAATAACGTTCATAATTTCATCAATACCGATCAGGTAGCATCCAAAAAAGGAGGTCAGCAAGTATTCTCTTACTTCAACATTGATAAGGCGTTTCTCTCTGGTTTGGATGTTGGTTTGAGTTGGATAGCTGCCAAGGGCTTCACCATTGCCGCCGGATACCAATTGCTTTATGCTAAGGATCGTGGGGTAATTGATTCGATTAAAGCAGGTACAGGCATTTATGCCAAAGTATACGACCCTAACCTGGGTACAGATCGTCGCTCTAAAGTTTCTGATTATTTCGGGTTAACCAATCGTTCGCGCCATATGGCCAATATCCGGTTCAGTTATGAATATGAGCCTAAGGGTATTACAGGTACGTTCAGGATAAACTATCGTGGTAAATATGGCTTTATGGAATCAAACCGGCCGAATGGTTTCCTGGATCCTTATGATACTTACGTTGCCGGCTTTTTTCTGTTCAATGCTTCGGTTCAGAAAACATTGCTCAATAAACACATGGCCGTACAGCTCACAGCTGATAATATACTCAACTATCGTGATATGCTAATGCCCGGTCAGCCCGGCAGAATGATATTGGCCGGATTAAACTACCGATTTTTTTAACAACAAAGATTTATGCAAATGATAAAATACAATTACTTCAAAACGCTCCTTTTCGCAATAGCTTCAACTTTATTGATCAGTTCCTGTACAAAAGAGCAAGTAAAACCACAGCTTCAGGATGGAAAAAGCACTGTAGTAAACGATCTGCCGGGCGATGTGGGCAAAACCATCAGCACCGGTTTCAGAACATTCTATTTCAGCTTTAGTACAAATGCCAAGGTAGATAGCAGTCAAAA encodes:
- a CDS encoding sodium:solute symporter family transporter yields the protein MLKHISTADLLVFFFYFIIVASYGYYIYNRRKKETNNSSHSFFLAEGSLTWWAIGASIIASNISAEQFIGMSGDGFFAGIAVAVYEWVGAAALIIVAVFFMPIYIKNKIFTMPQFLQDRYNGGVALVMSIFWLLLYVFINLTAILYLGALAINGLLGGEYFHQVMIGLAIFGVIIALGGMQVVGYTDVIQVGVLIIGGLAITYLSLTIVSEKFGFGTNVLTGFNLLLKNAPDHFHLIFKKPTAGASTETITKYLILPGFAMYVSGQWISNLNYWGCNQYITQRALGANITTARTGILFASLLKILMPVIVMLPGIVAFVLYKNGHLPQLAGGKDGAYSAMLSFLPSGLKGLSLAVLTAAIVASLAGKVNSIATIFTLDIYKKYIKKDASERRMVWTGRAAILMSLLTAVMFTWSDVLGISGEGGYTFVQKYSAFVSPGVLATFLLGMFWKRTTAVAAIVGILVGITSSIFFNSFAVKWFGPETILYSAFHNAKGDYEIPFFISLSWSFLITCITMVAISLKGQVINAKAITIERTMFKLKPSSVMLIAVILILLSAIYVRFW
- a CDS encoding amino acid permease, encoding MRFKKPLDVLLKEASETGAGTLKRTLGSFNLVTMGIGAIIGAGLFSLTGLAAANNAGPAVTISFIIGAIGCAFAGLCYAEFASMIPIAGSAYTYSYATMGEFTAWIIGWDLVLEYALGAATVSISWSQYLTKFLHFFNLEIPPQFTRSPWESVTLANGTEIHGIMNLPAVFIIVCLSLLLIRGTRESAFVNNLLVVLKVAVVLVFIGVGWAFINPANHTPYIPANTGKFGEFGWSGVLRGAGVVFFAFIGFDAVSTAAQEAKDPKRGMPIGIIGSLLVCTILYVLFSHVMTGVANYKEFKDSAAPVAVAIAKTPYAWLQQSIIVAILAGYTSVILVFLMGQSRIFYTMAKDGLIPKTFATVHKKFQTPYKSNLLFAVFVSLFAAFVPVRVVGEMVSIGTLFAFVLVCVGVMVMRKSDPSTPRPFRTPWVPFVPIAGIIICVLMMVSLPLDTWIRLAVWMLIGLVIYFTYSKKHSVIRNGILNKGKEPLNLD
- a CDS encoding hemin-degrading factor; the encoded protein is METLTNTLKTRYQEYKLANPKRRIREIADDLMVSEAELLATGLGETVTLLKKDFENILQQVNGLGYVMALTRNEYCVSERKGIYQNISFTPHAGLVLGEDIDLRLFLQQWHFGFAVKENGRESLQFFDKQGVAIHKIYLTDTSNKTAYDELVLQFQDTDNQEITVDASQKTTTVELPDAAIETAAFQDAWIAMKDSHEFFGLLRKFKLSRTQALRLAPAGYAKKVNLQAFQTIAETCSAEQIPVMIFVGNKGCIQIHSGNITKLVPMGPWFNVLDPEFNLHLREDFVAEVWHVVKPSTDGDVNSIELYDADGEMILQMFGKRKPGIPELTEWRELVNHTSK
- a CDS encoding heme ABC transporter ATP-binding protein; translated protein: MLTVNNITYCVGQAKLLKDISFSIKPGEMVAILGANGAGKSTLLKILSGTNQPESGTVSLHGRALNKYTAMELAHQRTVLTQQNVVSLPFLVKEIVMMGRYPHYQNTPSANDIHIVQSAMEATGVQTFAERSYPTLSGGEQQRVQLARALAQVWEQPHALLLMDEPVAGMDILYQQQTLAILRSMAQKKFIVVSVLHDMNLAAQYADRIIMMKRGRKWHDGTPAEVLNSKSVYEIFEIEADVFTNPSTLKQIIMPHEITFEQNKTSLKL
- a CDS encoding FecCD family ABC transporter permease; the encoded protein is MPKGLIYIILSVCIVIAGIISVGLGAVHIPAGEVFLLILHKLGIYHMSQVNEQHNVIIFIVRLPRLLLAILVGAALGISGAAIQGIFRNPLAEPGLIGISAGATLMAVAIIGLEATLLTSLSNLFGYYLLAFGAFVGAGLTALLIYQISKHNGKPNVATMLLAGIAINALAGALTGLITYLASEQQLRNITFWMLGSLGGATWQTVTCLAPFVLIPVILLPSSGKALNAFALGEMQAGHLGLDVNKTKRRVILLSTMAIGASVSLTGIINFMGLLVPHIIRLVMGVDNKHVIPASALLGALTLIVADIISRTLIAPIELPIGVITALIGAPVFLYILIRDKRKLSLI
- a CDS encoding heme/hemin ABC transporter substrate-binding protein, producing MKRSFCLLLFIAGFIFSYRAQAQPKRIITLNGALTETVDALGLGKSIVAVDVTSTYPAYVNTLPKVSKNRSVSAEGLISFSPDVVLAPDGSISKEIESQINAAGIKLVRIKQFFTIDGTYQFIKDVAAAVNATAKGDVLIKQTKDKVTKALTSVKQQPKNTKVLFIYARGPGVMMVAGKNTHIDAIISLAGGKNAVSSFNDFKPYTTEALVEANPDVILMFDFGFSSLGGMESILKIPGMAQTNAGKNKRIVQMDADLLINFSTRLDQAILQLHSKI
- a CDS encoding HmuY family protein, producing the protein MKNNTPRRNIFILILTILLYSGHLMAQTSSGEFKMVNDLDAVKQKTYFSFDKGQRVENADTTGKDWDLVFARTVILVNGGTSGKGNTTAQLIKDTSFDKIQKAPVNGYLEDSQKTKAIPWGSNNGWYTYDMSNHSITPIPGRIIIVHTSSGKYAKVEILNYYKNGDGDSGYYTFKYAFIEPGN
- a CDS encoding TonB-dependent receptor, whose amino-acid sequence is MKYFLPLFVMLLHLNYIKAQSLTAQLQGTVTDDKGNAVAGAAITIIQTGQGSATNDKGQYAINNILPGAYHIRINAIGYRSTIIKATLKTNEHLVLPIRIEADVNILNEVNINTKKYNPDNLIDLQRTPMPSMVITRKQIEQMGSRRLDEVLKEQTGLAIVNDIGSGARAIGLQMQGFDSGYTMILIDGQPMTGRNSGNFDLSRITVANIERIEIIKGASSCLFGSDAMAGVVNIVTRQHVSQSQGMAGVRYGTFNTVDANLEGESPFANGKGSGYIAGNYYRTDGFNANPYLSEGKTVPPYTSYTLQGRAKYMLSTVNTLNFTGRFASRHSVNDKSYTGSPTKDILDENDLNGSVVLNTNLSSGLRIKSQYYLTRYSTGQNITDLTSNQIIPGNNFTQYLHRGEVQASKMWFNSLTVTSGIGTQYETMDNDAYLGGKHQQNSFFYSQGDWKVSDKVGMIGGFRVEHHSRYGSSITPSFGINYQPVKILVLKAAIATGFKTPDFRQLYLVFTNFAGGGYTVLGTEQFAAELKKLQDAGEISAVFPNASKVSSLKPERSVSYSAGFTLTPAASFKIDVNGFYNNVHNFINTDQVASKKGGQQVFSYFNIDKAFLSGLDVGLSWIAAKGFTIAAGYQLLYAKDRGVIDSIKAGTGIYAKVYDPNLGTDRRSKVSDYFGLTNRSRHMANIRFSYEYEPKGITGTFRINYRGKYGFMESNRPNGFLDPYDTYVAGFFLFNASVQKTLLNKHMAVQLTADNILNYRDMLMPGQPGRMILAGLNYRFF